A single region of the Hyphomonas adhaerens MHS-3 genome encodes:
- a CDS encoding winged helix-turn-helix transcriptional regulator, with amino-acid sequence MTQIPLARRSPVQPDACNLAKAIDVVGDRWTLLILRAALYGVRRFDDFQAELGCPRTVLSGRLKKLVDDGLLAKRAYKSPGKRSRPEYVLSPMGLSLRPILIGLTQWGDAWLGKGETPPISFTKAGSKSAIRAAFVDIEGREVRPDQIRPVLRG; translated from the coding sequence ATGACGCAGATTCCTCTCGCCCGACGTTCGCCCGTTCAGCCGGATGCCTGCAATCTTGCCAAGGCCATAGATGTGGTCGGCGACCGCTGGACGTTGCTGATTCTTCGAGCCGCGCTCTACGGGGTCCGCCGGTTTGACGATTTTCAGGCCGAGCTCGGGTGTCCGCGCACCGTCTTGTCAGGCCGGTTGAAGAAGCTGGTGGATGACGGCCTTCTCGCAAAGCGGGCGTACAAGTCGCCGGGCAAGCGCTCCCGCCCGGAATATGTCCTGTCTCCAATGGGATTGTCCTTGCGCCCCATCCTGATCGGACTGACGCAGTGGGGAGATGCCTGGCTCGGGAAGGGTGAAACGCCGCCGATCAGTTTTACAAAAGCTGGCTCCAAATCCGCCATTCGGGCTGCATTTGTGGATATTGAAGGGCGGGAGGTTCGCCCTGATCAGATCCGCCCAGTCCTTCGGGGGTGA
- a CDS encoding sensor histidine kinase — MPDFSPSERPDMSVEELSQSDIAGFVDQSAVPIMALDRDLRFVYANDAYCNSFSSPRDQIIGRSVFDVFELAPEMEESFKAKFLLTFQGKRTRSDVQMSIVAGADGKNKPVHWQSTQEPLFERDGKVRYIVQRVENVTHLVELQESHDVIAAELDHRVKNFVSVILATARITSASATSVEQYTEDFCSRVDSMARIYSHMSSQGLMGLDLRSMFEDELAQISSQKAIRYSLKGDDVKLTGKSTRDGGMVIHEFVTNAMKYGCFSRPEGRLDVEWEVSDTHLRILWVESGLTGIKPPQKIGFGTRLTEMLPNAKVTRDYRDTGLVIEYVVPIDLVINETEHDENWLSAD; from the coding sequence ATGCCGGATTTTTCACCCTCTGAACGCCCCGATATGTCCGTGGAAGAGCTTAGTCAGAGTGACATCGCTGGATTTGTCGACCAGTCGGCGGTCCCGATCATGGCGCTCGACCGGGATCTGCGCTTTGTCTATGCAAATGACGCTTACTGCAATTCTTTCAGTTCACCGAGGGATCAGATCATCGGGCGATCTGTTTTCGACGTGTTCGAACTGGCTCCGGAAATGGAAGAGTCATTCAAAGCGAAATTCCTGCTTACATTTCAGGGAAAAAGAACGCGCTCGGATGTGCAGATGTCCATCGTTGCAGGCGCTGATGGGAAGAACAAACCCGTACACTGGCAATCGACTCAGGAGCCGCTTTTCGAGCGCGATGGAAAGGTCCGGTATATTGTCCAGAGAGTGGAGAATGTCACCCATCTGGTCGAACTCCAGGAAAGTCACGATGTCATTGCGGCTGAATTGGACCATCGGGTGAAGAATTTTGTTTCTGTCATTCTCGCGACAGCAAGAATCACAAGCGCTTCAGCAACATCGGTCGAGCAGTACACAGAGGACTTTTGCAGCCGCGTCGATTCAATGGCGCGTATTTATTCGCATATGTCATCACAGGGTTTGATGGGGCTTGATCTGCGGAGCATGTTTGAGGACGAGCTGGCGCAGATTTCGAGCCAGAAAGCTATTCGATACAGCTTGAAAGGCGACGATGTAAAGCTGACGGGAAAGTCGACGCGGGACGGCGGTATGGTTATCCACGAGTTCGTTACTAATGCGATGAAGTACGGTTGTTTCTCGCGTCCGGAAGGGCGGCTGGATGTCGAATGGGAAGTGTCGGACACTCACCTTCGCATCCTGTGGGTGGAGTCTGGCCTGACCGGGATCAAGCCCCCTCAAAAAATTGGTTTCGGGACGCGCCTGACCGAAATGCTGCCGAATGCCAAAGTCACGCGCGACTACCGTGACACCGGGCTGGTCATAGAATACGTGGTGCCAATCGATCTGGTGATCAATGAGACTGAACATGATGAAAACTGGCTGTCGGCAGATTAA
- a CDS encoding PhyR family response regulator anti-anti-sigma factor has translation MLYELITKELPYLRRYARAMTGDQMAGDLCVEAMLQEHVLKPQPTEAPLPKTRIDLFSLLDSILADPAKLPVTNLSVPAFQNLSSRSRRALFLTAVEQLDSSAVESILKIGPEELANVLKEAERDLASSLATEVLIIEDEAMIAFQLKEIIESLGHNMVARATTREEAVNQARATRPGLMLVDIQLADNSSGLDAMDEIFKFHKVPSIVITAYPERLLSGRENEPAFLIPKPFRADHVKTVISQALLTQAAS, from the coding sequence GTGTTATACGAACTTATTACAAAGGAATTGCCCTATTTGCGCCGGTATGCGCGAGCCATGACGGGCGACCAGATGGCAGGAGATCTGTGCGTTGAGGCCATGCTTCAGGAGCATGTACTGAAACCGCAACCAACCGAAGCCCCTCTTCCAAAAACCCGCATCGACCTGTTCTCATTGCTAGATTCGATTCTTGCGGACCCCGCCAAGCTGCCCGTAACCAACCTTTCGGTTCCTGCCTTTCAGAATTTGTCGTCGCGATCCCGGCGCGCGCTGTTCCTGACAGCGGTTGAACAGCTCGATTCCAGCGCCGTCGAATCAATCCTGAAAATCGGGCCAGAAGAATTGGCGAACGTCCTGAAAGAGGCAGAGCGAGACCTTGCATCCTCGCTGGCGACGGAAGTCCTGATTATAGAGGATGAAGCGATGATTGCCTTCCAGTTAAAGGAGATCATCGAAAGCCTTGGCCATAACATGGTCGCCCGTGCAACCACGCGCGAAGAAGCCGTAAACCAGGCGCGCGCCACCCGGCCCGGGCTGATGCTTGTTGATATTCAGCTTGCCGACAACTCATCCGGCCTGGACGCCATGGATGAAATCTTCAAATTCCACAAAGTGCCCAGTATCGTGATTACCGCCTATCCGGAACGCCTCCTCTCGGGGCGGGAAAACGAGCCTGCTTTCCTGATCCCCAAGCCTTTCCGGGCAGACCATGTCAAAACAGTGATCAGTCAGGCTTTGTTGACCCAGGCTGCCAGTTAA
- a CDS encoding sigma-70 family RNA polymerase sigma factor codes for MTKVTPVCQEELPDSGNEWSFVDELERLIPELRAFARSLCRERELADDLVQDTCLKAWQAIDSFDPGAPMRPWLFRILRNEFYQYSRRSWRSTPLDQEVAENTLVAPANLDAKIDFKVLQAAMSDLPDVQREALILVVAAGYTYDEAGEICNCSAGTIKSRVSRAREAVVFKMQRADIGQVGGSTRDESRTANGHIDLISDIESLARGLFSAA; via the coding sequence GTGACTAAGGTGACTCCGGTTTGTCAGGAAGAACTACCGGATTCTGGGAATGAGTGGTCGTTCGTTGACGAGCTTGAGCGGCTGATCCCGGAGTTGCGGGCCTTTGCGCGTAGTTTGTGCCGAGAGCGCGAACTTGCGGATGATCTTGTTCAGGATACGTGCCTGAAAGCGTGGCAGGCGATCGATTCATTCGATCCAGGTGCGCCGATGAGGCCATGGTTGTTCCGAATTCTTCGAAATGAGTTTTATCAATATTCCCGGCGTTCGTGGCGCTCGACACCGCTTGATCAGGAGGTCGCCGAGAATACACTCGTGGCGCCGGCAAATCTGGATGCCAAAATCGATTTCAAAGTGCTTCAGGCAGCAATGTCTGACCTTCCGGATGTGCAACGTGAGGCGCTGATTCTCGTTGTTGCGGCTGGGTATACGTATGATGAGGCGGGTGAAATCTGCAACTGCTCGGCAGGCACGATCAAAAGCCGGGTCAGCCGGGCACGTGAGGCGGTCGTTTTCAAGATGCAGAGGGCCGACATTGGCCAGGTCGGTGGTTCAACCCGCGACGAGAGCCGTACGGCGAACGGCCATATCGACCTGATTTCCGACATAGAATCGCTCGCGCGGGGGCTGTTCAGCGCCGCGTGA